In Natronomonas halophila, one DNA window encodes the following:
- a CDS encoding helix-turn-helix transcriptional regulator, whose protein sequence is MNAERTHGASVEQLYRELTEAESAATDEDATGSAAVVDGVTGQLFPEESFQFDEELVKHSLEELLLVLVELREADTHGKGLMDDLSTLFDARLSPGTVYPRLHDLEEEELLEMHELVRTKEYRIDDADAAHEQVETAMRQHLALGFVFYSALQDL, encoded by the coding sequence ATGAACGCGGAGCGAACGCACGGTGCGTCCGTCGAGCAGTTGTACCGGGAGCTAACCGAGGCGGAATCGGCGGCAACGGACGAGGACGCCACCGGGTCGGCAGCGGTCGTCGACGGCGTCACTGGCCAACTCTTCCCCGAGGAATCCTTCCAGTTCGACGAGGAACTGGTGAAACACTCCCTGGAGGAACTCCTCTTGGTACTCGTAGAACTGCGGGAAGCCGACACCCACGGCAAGGGCCTGATGGACGACCTGTCGACGCTGTTCGACGCCCGTCTCAGTCCCGGCACCGTCTACCCGCGGCTTCACGACCTCGAAGAAGAGGAACTCCTGGAGATGCACGAACTCGTCCGGACCAAGGAGTACCGCATCGACGACGCGGACGCCGCCCACGAACAGGTCGAAACGGCGATGCGACAGCATCTGGCTCTCGGTTTCGTCTTCTACTCCGCGCTGCAGGACCTCTGA
- a CDS encoding TRAM domain-containing protein, with protein MSQSDTAPIEAGETHYVEIEELGDEGDGIAYIEGFVIFVPETEPTDSVDIEIDSVQDSFASAEVVERYD; from the coding sequence ATGAGTCAATCCGATACCGCCCCGATCGAAGCAGGCGAAACTCACTACGTCGAAATCGAGGAGTTGGGCGACGAAGGCGACGGCATCGCCTACATCGAGGGGTTCGTGATTTTCGTCCCGGAGACCGAACCCACCGACTCGGTGGACATCGAAATCGACAGCGTACAGGACTCCTTCGCGTCGGCCGAGGTCGTCGAGCGATACGACTGA
- the katG gene encoding catalase/peroxidase HPI, which yields MPWSNQEWWPNLLRLDILDDNAAELDPYGEDFDYAEEFQKLDFEEVKEDIEEVMTSSQDWWPADYGHYGPLFIRMAWHSAGTYRTSDGRAGASGGLQRLPPESSWPDNVNLDKARRLLEPVKQKYGRKLSWGDLIVLAGNVALESMGFETYGFAGGREDEYKSNEAIEWGPETEFETTSPERFEDEEVGNLKDPLANTVMGLIYVNPEGPYGEPDVEASAKNIREEFDRMAMNDEETVALIAGGHTFGKVHGADDPDENVGPDPESAPIEEQGLGWENEFGEGKGPDTITSGIEGPWNSAPIQWDMGYIDNLLNHDWTSVKGPGGAWQWRPVGDDIEEAPDPHDPEDTEEPMMLTTDVALKHDDDYREILERFQENPGEFQAAFAKAWYKLIHRDMGPPERLLGPEVPEETFVWQDPLPDADYDLIGDEEAAELKEEILDTDLTVSQLAKTAWASASTYRDSDKRGGANGARIRLEPQRSWEVNEPEELETVLSTLEGVQEDFNSARSDDVRVSLADLIVLGGNAAIEQAAADAGYDVDVPFEPGRTDASQEQTDIESFQVLEPKVDGFRNYLGEGDFDDLYDTPEERLVDKADLLNLSVPEMTVLVGGMRALGATYGDTDRGVLTDEPGTLTNDFFVNLLDMDYEWEPVDEDNEVFEGYDRETGEVEWEATRFDLIFGSNARLRAHADVYGAEDGEEKFVQDFVEAWSKVMTLDRFDLE from the coding sequence ATGCCTTGGTCCAATCAGGAGTGGTGGCCGAACCTACTACGACTGGACATTCTCGACGATAACGCTGCGGAACTCGACCCGTACGGCGAGGACTTCGATTACGCCGAGGAGTTCCAGAAACTCGACTTCGAGGAGGTCAAAGAAGACATCGAGGAGGTCATGACGTCCTCCCAGGACTGGTGGCCGGCCGACTACGGCCATTACGGACCGCTTTTCATCCGGATGGCGTGGCACAGCGCCGGGACGTATCGCACCAGCGACGGCCGTGCCGGTGCCTCCGGCGGTCTCCAGCGCCTCCCGCCGGAGAGCAGTTGGCCGGACAACGTGAACCTCGATAAGGCCCGCCGCCTGCTGGAGCCGGTCAAGCAGAAGTACGGCCGCAAGCTCTCGTGGGGCGACCTGATCGTTCTCGCCGGGAACGTCGCCCTCGAATCGATGGGCTTCGAGACGTACGGCTTCGCGGGCGGCCGCGAGGACGAGTACAAATCCAACGAGGCCATCGAATGGGGCCCCGAAACCGAGTTCGAAACGACCTCGCCCGAGCGCTTCGAGGACGAAGAGGTAGGCAACCTCAAGGACCCGCTTGCGAACACCGTGATGGGCCTCATCTACGTGAACCCCGAGGGCCCGTACGGCGAACCGGACGTCGAAGCGTCGGCGAAGAACATCCGCGAGGAGTTCGACCGCATGGCGATGAACGACGAGGAGACTGTCGCGCTCATCGCCGGCGGCCACACCTTCGGGAAAGTCCACGGTGCCGACGACCCCGACGAGAACGTCGGTCCCGACCCCGAGTCCGCACCCATCGAGGAGCAGGGGCTGGGCTGGGAGAACGAGTTCGGCGAGGGCAAAGGCCCCGACACGATTACGAGCGGTATCGAAGGGCCGTGGAACTCCGCGCCGATTCAGTGGGACATGGGCTATATCGACAACCTGCTCAACCACGATTGGACCTCGGTCAAGGGCCCCGGCGGTGCGTGGCAGTGGCGGCCGGTCGGCGACGACATCGAGGAAGCGCCGGACCCACACGACCCCGAGGACACCGAGGAACCGATGATGCTGACGACGGACGTCGCGCTCAAGCACGACGACGACTACCGGGAGATTCTGGAGCGCTTCCAGGAGAACCCCGGCGAGTTCCAGGCGGCCTTCGCGAAGGCGTGGTACAAGCTCATCCACCGCGACATGGGCCCGCCCGAGCGGCTTCTCGGCCCGGAAGTCCCCGAAGAGACGTTCGTCTGGCAGGACCCCCTCCCGGACGCCGACTACGACCTCATCGGCGACGAAGAGGCCGCCGAACTCAAAGAAGAAATCCTCGATACGGACCTGACTGTCTCGCAACTGGCCAAGACGGCGTGGGCCTCGGCGTCGACCTACCGCGACAGCGACAAGCGCGGCGGCGCCAACGGCGCCCGCATCCGTCTGGAACCCCAGCGTAGCTGGGAGGTCAACGAGCCCGAAGAACTGGAGACGGTGCTTTCGACCCTCGAAGGTGTTCAGGAGGACTTCAACAGCGCCCGCTCGGACGACGTCCGCGTTTCCCTTGCGGACCTCATCGTTCTGGGCGGCAACGCGGCCATCGAACAGGCGGCCGCCGATGCCGGCTACGACGTGGACGTGCCGTTCGAACCGGGCCGGACGGACGCCTCACAGGAACAGACCGACATCGAATCCTTCCAGGTGCTCGAACCGAAGGTCGACGGCTTCCGGAACTACCTCGGCGAGGGTGACTTCGATGACCTCTACGACACGCCCGAGGAGCGACTGGTCGACAAGGCCGACCTGCTGAACCTGTCGGTCCCCGAGATGACGGTACTGGTCGGCGGCATGCGCGCGCTGGGTGCGACCTACGGCGACACCGACCGTGGCGTCCTCACCGACGAGCCGGGCACGCTCACCAACGACTTCTTCGTGAACCTGCTCGACATGGACTACGAGTGGGAGCCGGTCGACGAGGACAACGAAGTCTTCGAAGGCTACGACCGCGAGACGGGCGAAGTCGAGTGGGAGGCGACCCGCTTCGACCTCATCTTCGGTTCGAACGCCCGGCTTCGCGCCCACGCGGACGTCTACGGCGCCGAGGACGGCGAAGAGAAGTTCGTCCAGGACTTCGTCGAGGCCTGGAGTAAGGTCATGACGCTCGACCGCTTCGACCTCGAATAA
- the cutA gene encoding divalent-cation tolerance protein CutA yields the protein MPTVYITAPPSAAPELAEALVEERLAACVNRFDCRSTFRWEGDIVHDDEVLLLAKTTEERYADLEARVEELHPYEVPCIERFDESDMLEAFGEWRLDSVR from the coding sequence ATGCCGACCGTCTACATCACCGCCCCACCGTCGGCGGCGCCGGAACTCGCCGAGGCGCTCGTCGAGGAACGACTCGCCGCCTGCGTCAACCGGTTCGACTGCCGGTCGACGTTCCGCTGGGAGGGCGATATCGTCCACGACGACGAAGTCCTCCTGCTGGCGAAGACCACCGAGGAGCGATACGCGGACCTAGAGGCTCGCGTCGAGGAACTCCATCCCTACGAGGTGCCGTGTATCGAGCGCTTCGACGAGAGCGACATGCTCGAAGCCTTCGGGGAGTGGCGACTCGATAGCGTCAGGTAG
- a CDS encoding HEWD family protein, with amino-acid sequence MSTEIVPPKERTCEKCGRMDVWDPEVENWVIAEEDGERQVGNRHCIHEWDINGQYNPVEGKADVDADADA; translated from the coding sequence ATGAGCACGGAAATCGTCCCCCCGAAGGAACGGACCTGCGAGAAGTGCGGTCGGATGGACGTCTGGGACCCCGAGGTCGAAAACTGGGTCATCGCCGAGGAAGACGGCGAACGACAGGTCGGCAACCGCCACTGCATCCACGAATGGGACATCAACGGCCAGTACAATCCCGTCGAGGGGAAGGCCGACGTCGACGCGGACGCCGACGCCTGA
- a CDS encoding YbhB/YbcL family Raf kinase inhibitor-like protein produces MRRRVLLATVGAAAVGGCTIGGNPPTQDGLSLRVPTFEDGTIPERYTCDGAGVSPPLVVENLPDRTESVAIAGEWLQSFNPASGPSTIWLLWGLPANRPLEVPENIAPERTPDAVPGAKQGRNDEGELGYRSPCHESPDDNEYRFIAFALSESPDVEAGVTRDTFDDAIESTIVASTSTRATYERFDGLEL; encoded by the coding sequence ATGCGACGGCGTGTGCTGTTGGCAACGGTCGGGGCCGCGGCAGTCGGCGGCTGTACCATCGGTGGCAACCCACCCACTCAGGACGGTTTATCCCTCCGGGTGCCGACCTTCGAGGATGGCACCATTCCCGAACGATACACCTGCGACGGCGCGGGGGTCTCCCCGCCGCTGGTCGTCGAGAACCTCCCCGACCGGACCGAATCGGTCGCCATCGCGGGCGAGTGGCTCCAGAGTTTCAATCCGGCCTCGGGGCCGTCGACCATCTGGTTGCTGTGGGGCCTCCCCGCGAACCGACCGCTCGAAGTCCCCGAGAACATCGCTCCCGAACGGACTCCCGACGCTGTTCCGGGAGCGAAACAGGGTCGTAACGACGAGGGTGAACTCGGCTACCGCTCGCCGTGCCACGAATCGCCCGACGACAACGAATACCGCTTTATCGCGTTCGCCCTCTCGGAGTCGCCGGACGTCGAGGCCGGGGTAACTCGGGACACCTTCGACGACGCCATCGAATCGACCATCGTTGCCAGCACCTCGACGCGTGCAACATACGAACGGTTTGATGGCTTAGAATTGTAA
- a CDS encoding rubrerythrin-like domain-containing protein codes for MFPDPYTPEESVYECYNCGARITSDSPGQCPECDSTVKNIAVPRE; via the coding sequence ATGTTCCCCGACCCGTACACTCCGGAGGAGTCGGTCTACGAGTGTTACAATTGCGGCGCCCGCATCACGAGCGACAGTCCCGGTCAGTGTCCGGAGTGTGACAGCACCGTCAAGAACATCGCCGTCCCGCGCGAATAG
- a CDS encoding universal stress protein, with amino-acid sequence MRVVVPYDGSELAKDALEFAVEHHEDADIALVHVLDFVEAGYDAPPEAALPGYWQDWHEEAEKAAEEMFAEAEDLVDVDFETETIVGRPARAIVEYVDETDADAIVMGSHGREGVSRILLGSVAETVVRRAEVPVTVVR; translated from the coding sequence ATGCGCGTAGTAGTCCCCTACGATGGTTCGGAGTTAGCGAAGGATGCGCTGGAGTTCGCGGTCGAACACCACGAGGACGCGGATATCGCGTTGGTCCACGTACTGGACTTCGTCGAGGCCGGCTACGACGCCCCGCCGGAGGCGGCCCTGCCCGGCTACTGGCAGGACTGGCATGAGGAAGCCGAGAAGGCCGCCGAGGAGATGTTCGCGGAAGCCGAGGACCTCGTCGATGTCGACTTCGAAACCGAGACCATCGTCGGCCGGCCGGCCCGCGCCATCGTGGAGTACGTAGACGAGACCGACGCCGACGCCATCGTCATGGGGAGTCACGGCCGAGAAGGGGTTTCCCGGATTCTACTCGGCAGCGTCGCGGAGACGGTGGTCCGCCGGGCCGAAGTCCCCGTTACGGTCGTCCGGTAA
- a CDS encoding acyl-CoA thioesterase produces MTTLAESKTEMTEMLLPNETNNLGRALGGTVLHWMDICAAISSMRFAGNQCVTASMDHVDFVSPIDLGEVAVIESYVFNTGTTSIDVKVDVHAEDPRNDERRLATSSFFTFVAVDDDGRPTEVPDLECPTAAEEALRQEAIEDRRDQLEDIIERLEAAD; encoded by the coding sequence ATGACGACGCTCGCCGAATCCAAAACCGAGATGACGGAGATGCTGCTCCCCAACGAGACGAACAATCTCGGACGCGCGCTGGGTGGAACCGTCCTCCACTGGATGGACATCTGTGCGGCCATCTCGAGTATGCGCTTTGCAGGGAACCAGTGTGTCACCGCCTCGATGGACCACGTCGATTTCGTCAGTCCCATCGACCTCGGTGAGGTCGCCGTCATCGAAAGTTACGTCTTCAACACGGGGACGACGAGCATCGACGTGAAGGTCGACGTTCACGCCGAGGACCCCCGAAACGACGAACGGCGTCTCGCGACCTCGTCGTTTTTCACCTTCGTCGCCGTCGACGACGACGGCAGACCCACTGAGGTGCCGGACCTCGAATGCCCGACGGCCGCCGAGGAAGCGCTCCGACAGGAGGCCATCGAGGACCGTCGCGACCAACTCGAGGACATCATCGAACGGCTCGAAGCCGCGGACTAG
- a CDS encoding ATP-binding protein — protein sequence MNERSPVLESLPESVIIIDTDGRISYANAFAADLFEYDREDLEGIEVTKLLPGIDIGSEPTGPRRGRKADGEPLEVAVRFRTHGDEYIAVVNDLSERTWYERTLERLQTVAAQLLGADTVEELAEACVNAVVDVLDLRIAAVHLYDEASNTLEPAAVSPTLNKLVDGSPSVDGPESIAWKAFTEGEPRGAIDSDETRSYTEDTAVYSELVFPLGEWGVLIVGTTEARPFTEREHRMAGLLATTVTVAIERVDHEASLRKQNERLEQLAGTLSHDLRDPLNTAQMTTKLARNAAENDETTDYIDDLEDVLDRMEQLIEDLLTLAREGRAVGERQPVELRDAVNAAWDTVGSDAATLAVESSATISADPERLRTLFENLLGNAVRHGGDDVTVRIGMFDTGTGFYVADDGPGIPEDDREDVFNHGVTTRENGTGFGLSIVRTIADAHGWSVRATDSESDGARLEITGLTGMARPHEP from the coding sequence ATGAACGAACGCTCTCCGGTTCTCGAATCGCTGCCTGAAAGCGTCATTATTATCGATACTGATGGTCGAATCAGCTACGCGAACGCTTTCGCGGCCGACCTCTTCGAATACGACCGCGAAGACCTCGAAGGCATAGAGGTGACGAAACTCCTCCCCGGCATCGATATCGGGTCGGAACCGACTGGCCCACGGCGAGGGCGGAAAGCCGACGGCGAACCGCTCGAAGTCGCCGTCCGGTTTCGGACCCACGGGGACGAGTACATCGCCGTCGTCAACGACCTCTCCGAGCGGACGTGGTACGAGCGGACGCTGGAACGGCTCCAGACCGTCGCGGCACAGTTGCTCGGCGCCGACACCGTCGAGGAACTCGCCGAGGCGTGCGTGAACGCCGTCGTCGACGTGCTCGATTTACGCATCGCTGCCGTGCATCTCTACGACGAAGCCTCCAACACGCTCGAACCGGCGGCTGTTTCGCCGACGCTGAACAAACTCGTCGATGGGTCGCCGTCGGTCGATGGTCCCGAGAGTATCGCGTGGAAAGCCTTCACCGAGGGCGAACCACGGGGGGCTATCGATTCCGACGAGACACGGTCCTACACCGAGGATACGGCCGTCTACTCCGAACTGGTCTTCCCGCTCGGCGAGTGGGGCGTCCTCATCGTCGGCACGACCGAGGCCCGCCCCTTCACCGAACGGGAACACCGCATGGCGGGGTTGCTCGCGACGACGGTCACCGTCGCCATCGAACGCGTCGACCACGAGGCGTCGCTCCGCAAGCAGAACGAACGGCTCGAACAGTTGGCGGGCACCCTGAGCCATGACCTCCGTGACCCGCTGAACACGGCCCAGATGACGACGAAACTGGCGCGGAACGCCGCGGAAAACGACGAGACTACCGACTACATCGACGACCTCGAAGACGTCCTCGACCGCATGGAGCAACTCATCGAGGACTTGCTAACGCTGGCCCGCGAGGGCCGGGCCGTCGGCGAGCGCCAGCCGGTCGAACTACGGGATGCGGTCAACGCGGCGTGGGATACGGTCGGCAGCGACGCGGCGACGCTCGCCGTCGAATCGAGCGCGACGATTAGCGCCGACCCCGAGCGGTTACGAACGCTCTTCGAGAACCTCCTCGGCAACGCCGTCCGCCACGGCGGCGACGACGTCACCGTCCGCATCGGCATGTTCGATACGGGTACCGGCTTCTACGTCGCCGACGACGGTCCGGGCATCCCCGAGGACGACCGCGAGGATGTCTTCAACCACGGCGTGACCACCCGTGAGAACGGGACGGGGTTCGGGCTGAGTATCGTCCGGACCATCGCCGACGCCCACGGCTGGTCGGTTCGTGCGACCGACAGCGAATCCGACGGTGCCCGCCTCGAAATAACTGGGCTGACGGGGATGGCAAGACCTCACGAACCCTGA
- a CDS encoding response regulator has protein sequence MSENTNTVLVVDDEPNVAEGYALWLEDEYDVRVATGGEEALEKLPDVDAVLLDRRMPGMSGDEVLERIRGGGYDCRVAMVTAVDPDFDIIDMPFDAYLTKPVEREDLQAAVDQLLTLSEYDEAVQEQFQLAEKRATLEMKKPRSELEESAEYEELTERLAELEETTTDLVGSMDHETFSSTVRDL, from the coding sequence ATGTCGGAGAACACGAACACGGTACTGGTCGTCGACGACGAACCCAACGTTGCGGAGGGGTATGCCCTCTGGCTGGAGGACGAATACGACGTGCGCGTCGCGACCGGCGGCGAGGAGGCACTCGAAAAACTCCCCGACGTTGACGCAGTTCTGCTGGACCGTCGGATGCCCGGCATGAGCGGCGACGAGGTTCTCGAACGGATCCGTGGAGGGGGCTACGACTGTCGGGTCGCGATGGTCACCGCCGTCGACCCGGACTTCGATATCATCGATATGCCGTTCGACGCGTACCTCACGAAACCCGTCGAACGCGAGGACCTTCAAGCGGCCGTCGACCAACTGCTTACCCTCTCGGAGTACGACGAAGCGGTCCAAGAACAGTTCCAGCTCGCCGAAAAACGGGCGACCCTCGAAATGAAGAAACCGCGCTCGGAACTCGAAGAGAGCGCGGAATACGAGGAACTGACCGAACGACTGGCGGAACTCGAAGAGACCACCACCGACCTCGTTGGGTCGATGGACCACGAGACGTTCAGTTCGACCGTGCGGGACCTGTAA
- a CDS encoding TraB/GumN family protein → MSDEVGSVRVVGTAHVSEASVTEVEEVIDAEQPDVVAVELDEGRYRQMKGETPDNLDAGDLLRGNTVYQFLAYWMLSYVQARLGERFDIEPGADMKAAIDSAEGHGIDVALVDRDIQVTIQRFWARLSFFEKVKLIGSLAVGLGDPREVGMGVGVGIALMISIVAGAVAGPFVVPSALGPGVLVGILDTLIVGLGLGLLLGGLIVVGLLRLAPDDEDIDEFDIEKMTDTDVVGAMMEEFRRFSPGGAEALIDERDAYIAHQLVALRDQGKHVVAIVGAGHREGIEQYLERPATLPDMSELTGRASGSRFSVYKLFGYLFTLGFLAFFVLLAIATYTGVEGASSELLFRLFAAWFLVNGILAFGLAKLAGAHWSSAGVGGGVAWLTSVNPLLAPGWFAGYVELRYLDVNVGDINTLNEIMSDEEAPIRELWANLKSVPLFRLIMIVALTNIGSFVGSVVFATVLLPYLFAGSGIEGASGVARLMIEAARNSLDLLVEVLQ, encoded by the coding sequence ATGAGCGACGAGGTGGGGTCCGTGCGCGTGGTCGGTACCGCGCACGTCTCCGAGGCGAGCGTGACGGAAGTCGAAGAGGTCATCGACGCCGAGCAGCCCGACGTCGTCGCCGTCGAACTCGACGAAGGGCGCTATCGCCAGATGAAAGGCGAAACCCCCGATAACCTCGATGCCGGTGACCTCCTCCGCGGGAACACGGTGTATCAGTTCCTCGCGTACTGGATGCTCTCCTACGTGCAGGCCCGCCTCGGCGAGCGGTTCGATATCGAGCCGGGTGCGGACATGAAAGCCGCCATCGACAGCGCGGAGGGCCACGGCATCGACGTCGCACTGGTCGACCGAGACATTCAGGTGACGATACAGCGGTTCTGGGCGCGGCTTTCCTTCTTCGAGAAGGTGAAACTCATCGGCAGTCTCGCGGTCGGCCTCGGCGACCCCCGCGAGGTCGGGATGGGTGTCGGCGTCGGGATCGCCCTCATGATTTCCATCGTCGCGGGCGCCGTCGCCGGCCCCTTTGTCGTCCCCAGCGCCCTCGGCCCCGGCGTGCTGGTCGGCATCCTCGATACCCTCATCGTCGGCCTCGGCCTCGGGCTTTTGCTCGGCGGCCTCATCGTCGTCGGTCTCCTGCGGTTGGCGCCGGACGACGAGGACATCGACGAGTTCGACATCGAGAAGATGACCGATACCGACGTCGTCGGCGCGATGATGGAGGAGTTCCGTCGCTTCTCCCCGGGCGGCGCGGAGGCGCTCATCGACGAACGCGACGCCTACATCGCCCACCAACTCGTCGCATTGCGCGATCAGGGCAAACACGTCGTCGCCATCGTCGGTGCGGGCCACCGCGAGGGCATCGAGCAGTATCTGGAGCGGCCGGCAACGCTCCCCGACATGAGCGAATTGACGGGTCGAGCGTCGGGCAGCCGGTTTTCGGTCTACAAACTCTTCGGCTATCTGTTCACGCTCGGCTTTCTCGCCTTCTTCGTCCTGCTCGCTATCGCGACGTACACGGGCGTCGAAGGGGCCTCCAGCGAACTGCTCTTCCGGCTGTTCGCCGCGTGGTTCCTCGTCAACGGCATCCTCGCGTTCGGGCTGGCGAAACTCGCCGGTGCCCACTGGAGTTCGGCGGGCGTCGGCGGGGGCGTCGCCTGGCTGACGAGCGTGAACCCGCTTCTCGCCCCCGGCTGGTTTGCCGGCTACGTCGAACTGCGATACCTCGACGTCAACGTCGGTGACATCAATACCCTCAACGAGATTATGAGCGACGAGGAAGCGCCGATTCGGGAACTGTGGGCCAATCTCAAGTCGGTACCCCTGTTCCGGCTCATCATGATCGTCGCGCTGACCAATATCGGGAGCTTCGTCGGCAGCGTCGTCTTCGCGACCGTGCTGTTGCCGTACCTGTTCGCCGGCTCCGGCATCGAGGGCGCCAGCGGCGTCGCACGGCTGATGATCGAAGCCGCCCGTAACAGCCTCGACCTCCTCGTGGAGGTGCTCCAGTGA
- a CDS encoding metalloprotease gives MSGLTLGGIRFYADELRDLAIAWVVLGAAFSVFFFRSTGRPVFPNIADVISSPAFGRLFVVSMLTVGVGFLLHELAHKVVAVRFGQVAAFRADYPMLALCLGAALAGFLFAAPGAVHHRGRITARENGLVSVAGPLTNVALVAVFVPLYFLDGFLGDVGQLGIIINAVLAAFNMIPFGPLDGRKVLGWSKVVFAVVFLGTALLAVGSFLAVGFPSF, from the coding sequence GTGAGCGGCCTCACGCTCGGCGGGATTCGGTTCTACGCCGACGAACTCCGCGACCTCGCCATCGCATGGGTCGTCCTCGGGGCGGCCTTCAGCGTCTTCTTTTTCCGGTCGACCGGTCGGCCGGTCTTCCCGAACATCGCGGACGTCATCTCCTCGCCCGCGTTCGGTCGTCTGTTCGTCGTGAGCATGCTCACCGTCGGGGTCGGCTTCCTGCTGCACGAACTGGCGCACAAGGTCGTCGCGGTGCGGTTCGGGCAGGTGGCGGCGTTCCGGGCCGATTACCCGATGCTGGCGCTGTGTCTCGGCGCCGCGCTGGCTGGCTTCCTCTTTGCTGCGCCTGGTGCGGTCCACCATCGGGGCCGCATCACCGCTCGCGAGAACGGACTGGTGTCGGTCGCCGGGCCGCTGACGAACGTCGCCCTCGTTGCGGTGTTCGTACCGCTCTATTTCCTCGACGGCTTCCTCGGCGACGTCGGCCAACTCGGTATCATCATCAACGCCGTCCTCGCGGCGTTCAACATGATCCCGTTCGGGCCGCTCGACGGTCGGAAGGTGCTGGGCTGGAGCAAGGTGGTTTTCGCCGTCGTCTTCCTCGGCACCGCCCTGCTCGCGGTCGGCAGTTTCCTCGCGGTCGGGTTCCCCTCGTTCTGA
- the purM gene encoding phosphoribosylformylglycinamidine cyclo-ligase, with the protein MTEDTGEDEEGLTYAETGVDIEASEAATAALIGAVGEFEGDYAGLVDIGDRYLALATDGVGTKLLVAEALDDYSTIGIDCIAMNANDLIATGVTPVAFVDYLAIEEPNDATAEQIGDGLSAGAEQAEIALVGGETAVMPEVIKGLDLAGACVGLATEDELFDGEAEAGDALVGLQSSGIHSNGLTLAREAATQNHEYTDPFPYGEDRSIGEVLLEPTRIYREVLGPLHDAETHAAAHVTGGGWTNLPRMGEFRYEIEDPFEAQPVFEFVQEEGDVSDEEMHRTFNMGTGFVAALPDEDADAVVDELDDARVIGHVEDGDSVAVRGLEL; encoded by the coding sequence ATGACCGAGGACACCGGCGAGGACGAGGAGGGACTCACCTACGCGGAGACGGGCGTCGATATCGAGGCCAGCGAAGCGGCGACGGCGGCGCTCATCGGTGCTGTCGGCGAGTTCGAGGGCGACTACGCCGGACTCGTCGATATCGGTGACCGCTATCTCGCCTTGGCGACCGACGGTGTCGGGACGAAACTTCTCGTCGCCGAGGCGCTGGACGACTACTCGACTATCGGCATCGACTGCATCGCGATGAACGCCAACGACCTCATCGCGACGGGCGTGACGCCAGTTGCGTTCGTCGACTACCTCGCCATCGAGGAACCGAACGACGCGACGGCCGAGCAGATCGGCGACGGGCTTTCGGCGGGCGCCGAACAAGCCGAAATCGCTCTCGTCGGCGGCGAGACGGCCGTCATGCCCGAGGTCATCAAGGGCCTGGACCTCGCGGGTGCCTGCGTGGGGCTTGCGACCGAGGACGAACTCTTCGACGGTGAAGCCGAGGCTGGCGACGCGTTGGTCGGCCTGCAGTCTTCGGGTATCCACTCCAACGGGCTGACGCTGGCCCGGGAAGCGGCGACGCAAAACCACGAGTATACGGACCCGTTCCCGTACGGCGAGGACCGTTCCATCGGCGAAGTGCTTCTGGAACCGACTCGCATCTACCGGGAGGTTCTCGGACCGCTTCACGACGCAGAGACACACGCTGCGGCCCACGTCACTGGCGGCGGCTGGACCAACCTCCCGCGGATGGGCGAGTTCCGCTACGAAATCGAAGACCCCTTCGAGGCCCAACCGGTCTTCGAGTTCGTTCAGGAGGAAGGCGACGTGAGCGACGAGGAGATGCACCGGACGTTCAACATGGGGACCGGTTTCGTCGCTGCGCTGCCGGACGAGGACGCCGATGCCGTCGTCGACGAACTGGACGATGCGCGGGTCATCGGCCACGTCGAAGATGGCGATAGCGTCGCCGTGCGCGGACTGGAACTGTAG